The Sander vitreus isolate 19-12246 chromosome 10, sanVit1, whole genome shotgun sequence genome contains the following window.
CTGTccgtagattccttcatgcacaactcgttttctttcggatgtttcatacgcaaatgttttaacagcggcgatattgtgtattgtttagggtccttgcccccacgagacaaatcggcattgcaaattgaacatgtagctcgacttgaatcgccttcttttgactgaaagtactgccaaacaacactttttctgctcacaagttccggcggcgtcattacgtcgaccagcgtagtgcgcgtagtgcaagcgtagggttcggtggaaaaaaaattctaaggttcggcagaaaccaaaccctgtcaaaaagcccaatatttgaCCGaatccgaatcctggattcggtgtaTCCCtgctctttatatacagtctatggtcacaACAGGTCATTTTAAACAGTAAGGTCAAGTTTCAAAAAATGGATTCACTACAATGAAATGGCTTCTATGGGGACTTACAACTTCACACATGAATACAATTGGGCTCATTGAATCCACAAGTCAGCTTTCCAGTCAGACCAATTTTTGCAACTCCAAGACTGTTTAGGGACCTCAGTATGcagaaatattaaaatacaCCATTTTAGAATAggcaaaaataacacatttatacaGGCATGAGAAAAACAGCATGGTTTTGCCAAAAACTGCATTGGATTATCATAAAGTGGGCATGTCTGTAAAGGGGAGACTCTTGGTTACCCATAATACccattttcattcagatatcttgaggtcagaggtcaagggAAACACTTTAGCCTAACTTTGGAGCTGTATTTAGCCCACTTACATGACATGGCATcgtctagtttcatatgataccaatATATTCATTAGAGCCCGCTACAACCCCATAAAGACAGTCGTAATATAATGTGTTTACATTAAACTCTGGTCGCATCGATGGACATTAACTGGAACCTTGGAGCAAGgttacacactgaaaatggcaagttttgaagaaaatttggatcgtgcaacaagggaCCTGCTTGGTTTGTTcgaggaatgattgtaaagatataCAAAGggcgctgcgtccggagcttagcgctgcacaagacgattgtgattggtttaaagaaatgtaaacaaccccTGAGCGTTTTTCTCCAATGGAGGAGTGTATGCTCCTGTtgccaaaaaaataacacaataaagaaaagagaaaaagccaaaaaagcataatatgagcactttaaccctACAGCCTAGGGTTAACACATGATCTGACTCTCTGAGCTAATCAACTGGCTGGAAATTTCCAGCCAGTTGATTTCCTTCCTCCCCCTAACTTATCTAACTTAgctaatattatataatatataacctttattttttttttttatatccagtAGGAAATTTTGTACAGCAGTTGTAGTACAAAGTAGGAAAGAGTGTAATATACACCACTAGAGTgcatataaaaacaaagattaTATCTCTAAAATAGCCACATAGTCTAATAGCTAGCTGACTGCTCTGATTTCACAGCTAAGCTAGTTAGTTTTAAAACAGCCGTTAGAGGCTCAGAGCTACAGTTTAATAGCTTACGGTTTTCCATGAGATCCAAAACTGCCCCTAACCGCCAGGTACAAATAGATTAAATAAAATTTTATCACAGGTTACACTTGTGTTATTTATTATGAGATAGTTAACTGTTGGGATGTAGTCACAAACAAagctagctaacagctaactaaCCTgtgaaatgtgatgtttttattttactgttcaACCGTGGTTGGTCCATGGATGTCCCGTTTTCGTCCAGCAGAGGAGGAGCATCTCGCTGCAGCCTGAGGAAAGGCGGGGCTTGATGTCAAGCCCCACCCACATCCAAGTCAGTCTTTTTGCCTATGTCATTCCCCATACGCTCGAACGGACCAAGACGGTAGCGAAGCTGATatagcctcttgtttcacattaagtgatagaaactgatgtaggctaaaagcaaacgacatttcatgcaacaacagtgaactGTAATTGGGCCCGTGtactttttcgttcatttgatttTTCCGATTTTGAAACGAAAAGAATGGTCCGGTGAAAAGCCTTGTTTTCATGAACTTCTGGGGCTAGCTGCTAACTAGCTCGGAAGCTAACATCTAATGGCAGGCAGGTTGCTAATTAGCCAATGCTAAAAGTATGGAAGTACTAGTTTCCCCTGCTTTCTTTCAATATTCCTCGGTATTTGTCTCTTGGTGTAGTTTGCTAACATGCTCGTAGACATGTAAATTAACTGCTTgcgtgctagctagctaagtcaaCACCTTTTTATATTGCAACGTGAAAGCTCAGGCTGCGTTAGCTTCAGCTAAGCCACAGGAGAAACTTGCACTACCCCGTTAAAATGCAACTTCAACCCTCGGATATAACGGTAATCACGTAGCGATTTTACTGTCTagacatctgtatgtgtgttcgaccttttgaaatacttaaattagGCGTGTTACTGTGCAGGTCACTGAGTGAAGCCGAATATCCGAGGAGCAGGAACCCTTTGCAGGTGTTATGGATTAATTGGCAGATTAGAGTGGGACACTTTGAGCCTACAATATTGGACCTTTTTCACAATATTAAAGTTTTCTGAGGGTcttcataaactgtaagccataatcatcaaaattataacaaatacaGGCTTGCATGTAATAAGTCTATATATTAGTTTTACCTTTTATAAAAAGTACACTGGACCAATTACAttaactacatgaaaacttccctgttgcatgaaatgtcgtttgtgtaaacaagaggctatatcagatttgtttaaaaaagactattaaagtacagatacataaagacattgaaaacattaaattcatacatacatacacaaaaagggGCGCATGAAGTTTACATTAAAGAGGTGTTAATTGTAAATGTTCAGAGTCCAgatggctttcttatttgtcagtcgttttaaagtttcaaaatataagtTTCAAAATTGGTGAATATTCGGTTCTTTCagatcatttacatttatggatataaaattttcaaataaaaagattcaaaatgaaaaatatccAAATAATTTCCTTCATAGTAAAAAATGCTACCTGGCCGTCTTGGTCCTTGGAGCGTATGGGGGAGTGACGTAAGCAAAGAAAAACGACTGACCTGGATGTGGTTAACCAGCACGTTCAACAATTTGAGGGCAGATCAACTAGCAAATTCACGTTTTAGATAACCGACATCCAGAAAGCTCAAAACCAGCAAGATAAAGTAAGatgcaataaataataaacccATTATAGCCTATTTCAAACAGATTTCAACCCGCAAGGactaataaacaaaacaatttgtaTCCATCTCGAATGGCCCACCAGGGATCCGATGACGTATATGATTTGTTGCTCAGCCTCACTCTGGACCGGAGTTGGCAGGGTTGGGTCTACAATTTCTGAGCTAATCtttgcgataaaaaaaaaaaaggctatgGTATGACCTTGGTCGTTAAACAAGGAGAAGAACATCATCATATGTATTTGTATCATGTGAACTAAACACTTTTGTCCCCACCAAACTGCAGGGACGCAGGGCAGTTGACGCATTCGTGTTCgcggagcacacacacacacacacacacacacacacacgagctgCTGCGAATGACTAGAGAGCTTGCTAGGATACAGCATAGCCGGGGCCATCAAAACGTATCGAAACAGCTAACGGTTTTCCTGAGAAATTTTAAAGCTGGTCGGCTCGATAGCTGACGGCAAAACAGGCATGGACGACAAGTCATTCACCAAGGAGTTGGACGGATGGATTGAACAACTGAATGAGTGCAAACAGCTGAGCGAGAATCAGGTCAAAGTCCTATGTGAAAAGGTAAGGTTTGCGCAGGAAGACAGGAGAGCTATTAATACACGTCATTAGCTTTCTACAGTGCTAGCGGACCATTCGCTGTTAACATCTCCTGAATCATAAGTAATTGCTTGGACTTAACGTCAGCTAATGCATGTGGCCTTGCTTTGGAGGACAACATTTGGCTGCAGCTGCATGCAGGACTGTTACATTGCTAAGGAAAGCAACTAGCCAAGAAGATGGAGGAGGATGCCTTCAAATGTTTACCCTAGCTACGCCCACTCCTGTTACCTCTTCCTCACTGGAGTGCACTGGCACGCACTGGCACTACCACAGCAAACTATAATGATCTGCTGTATCCTTCACAAtctgaaaaaatatgaatattcaGTGTCTCAGGGTATTAAGGATTGTGTAAAACACATGCCCATTGTGCACTTCTACACTGACTACAACTTACACTGTTACCTGTTAATCAGCATCATCCTATATTTTCTTGGTCCTCCATTTAAGGCCAAGGAGATCCTGACAAAGGAGTCCAATGTGCAGGAGGTGAGATGTCCGGTGACAGTCTGCGGAGATGTCCATGGTCAGTTTCATGACCTAATGGAGCTGTTTAAGATTGGGGGGAAGTCTCCAGACACTAACTATCTCTTCATGGGAGACTATGTTGACAGAGGCTACTATTCTGTGGAGACAGTTAGTCTCCTGGTTTCTcttaaggtaaaaaaaataaaataaataaaaagacaaaatgccACTGATGCTGTGATATATATTAAGCAAGTCAACTACAACTGGGATATCAATTTAGAGTTGGGGCAAAGATAATGTTTAGGTCTGATTATTCtcgttttttaaatgtttctttgtAGGTAAGGTTCCGTGAACGAATCACAATTCTCAGAGGGAACCATGAGAGCAGACAGATCACACAAGTGTACGGCTTCTACGACGAGTGCTTAAGGAAATATGGAAATGCCAATGTTTGGAAGTACTTCACAGATCTGTTTGACTATCTGCCCCTTACTGCACTGGTAGATAATCAGGTAAGGTTGTGTATTCAGATGTATCATGTGACATAAAGCACAGATACAGGTCATTCATCactcttcatttatttttgtctttattttgtaaGATTTTCTGCCTCCATGGAGGATTGTCCCCTTCAATAGACACACTGGAACACATCAGAGCGCTGGATCGCTTGCAGGAGGTTCCTCATGAGGTAAATTTAGTCCATGTCAACTCTAAACATTTGACATGAGACAAACTTCTCTTGAAGACTTTTCTAGCTTGTGCattattttgatatttattgTCATAGCATATGGATCTTACATTTATATTAAGGTGCATGTAGCTGCCAGGATGCTTGTACAATTTTACAATTATTATATCATAATCTGTTATACGTGCACAATTATCAGATTTAATTGAACATTTtagagttgaaatgattagtcgaTAAATCAGTTTGTCAACCATAGAAAAGCAAGTCTGCAAGTCTAACTGCATCCTGAAACTTCTACATGGATAGATTTTGTGTTAGCATGTACAATAGACTAAACATCACGGATGTTTCCTCCTTGTTTCAGGGTCCAATGTGTGACTTGTTATGGTCGGACCCAGATGACCGTGGTGGCTGGGGCATCTCCCCCCGTGGTGCTGGTTACACCTTCGGGCAGGACATTTCCGAGACCTTCAACCACGCAAACGGCCTAACTTTGGTTTCAAGAGCCCACCAGCTGGTGATGGAGGTACCTTAACTTTGTGTATCTGCTGAAAGTAATTCCGTTTTTTAACTGCTGATGCAGCTTTGACATACATGTTGTGAATTTTAAATAGGTAACATGCATGTAATCTCTTGATCTAGGGATATAATTGGTGCCATGACCGCAATGTAGTGACCATCTTCAGTGCACCAAACTATTGTTATCGTTGTGGAAACCAGGCAGCAATCATGGAACTTGATGACACATTGAAATACTCCTTGTAAGTACATTCTTTTTTGAATTGATATAAACTTGTtgatttttcatattttggcaTCTTCTTAAAAAAATGGATTATGAATGAAAATGTGAGTTGATGAGGAGTCTTGCCCTTTGTTTGCTTCAGCCTACAGTTCGACCCTGCACCTCGCAGAGGGGAGCCGCATGTGACGCGGCGCACGCCAGACTATTTCCTGTAAAGATCACTGGCGAGGATGGCAAGAGGGTACTCGGAGAAAAGAAGCATTCATAACCCCATGGACCAAAACAATGTGTGCCAAAATCACAATGAAATGGAAACTATCACACCTAGCTAAAGACCACCATCCTTTCAACTTTCTCCTCTCTGTGCATGATGTTTTTATTGCTAGAAATGATTGCTACTATGAACAATACCGTCACAATACCTGCTGGTTTGTCAGGAAACATGAATGAACTAATGCTGAGAATAACAACTAAATGTAAGTCATATTTGTGTTAGAGTGTTAATGATGATCAGAGTGtttccatatacagtatttaagcTGCATCTTTCACTTGGCATGGCCTCAAATCAAAGGTTGCAGGAAATATAATGTAAACTCTTTCTTTTTGTAACTGAAGCGCAACAGTTTATTTTGTGAAGTGAGATGATAGGGTTAGACGTCGGAAATGAGTCTGTTCTCTTTGCACTTTTGTATTTGATTTTTATCACATGGCACTGACagacaattttcttttttatacccTGGTATAGTGTTAGTAGCTCGTTTTCTGCTCTGCTGTCTCTTATGGGAGTTAATGTAATTCATTTAAGTAGGCAATATTGGTACAAATGACATCAGttgtaaaagaaaatgacaatgtTTTGCAGCCACAGCTATACGAAATAAAGACTGAAGTTGCTTCGTCATTTACTTCATTTAGGCAGTTTTGTGGTATTCCCTCTCATCAGTCACCACTAGATGGAAACAGACAGAACAAGACTGCTGATAATCAACTCTGTTATAATAATCAGCATAGTGATTATCAGGCTTACTGTGAATGTGTGCAGGAAATTGGGCATTTTtattaatgtatgtatttattacagGTATTTGGTATATCATAATTGTGAAACATGATATAGGTGACTCATGTATACATATGAACCAAATAATGCGTTGTTTGTTTTAAGGGACACTTTCGTACTGTTAAGAGTCGTTTGTGTGGAAATCCAAAGTTTTACcagtaattaatgatttatacTGCATGTGAATCAAGGTGGCGAAAATGTCAGAGCATTAACGGATGTGGTGCTCAGATCGCTgctgaaaataaaagcctcATTTAAAGGACGAAGTTAAAGTAAACTTAGTTTGCCACCTCAAGAGTTTACCTACGATTGTATTGTTTTATAGAAGAGTAGTAGctcaagactttttttttctgtcggTCATTTATCGTTACAACTCCAACCTTTGCCGGTGTGAATAGCCGTTTTTAGGCGGGACTCTTATTTTGTCAGTGGGTTTCCTGGCGCTGGGGGATGTGTCTCTGTAGCTGTGCTGACGCTGCTGCATGTAAAAAATTAGCTGGCTGCAGCCTTTCAGGGACACCTCTTTCGGACCGCCGGAGCCCACAGTGCAGTAAGTCAGCTAtccatatatatttttaaatggatCCATCCAGACGTCGATATAGAAAAAGACCAGAGTGCACTTTGTGTCCGAGGTCGGGGAAACTGCCATTAGACGTGTGGGGCTCCTTGAGAAGCCTGCTGGATGTGTGGATGTGGCAGGCTGATACTAGTTGAATCTGGGGCGCACAGCTGGACAATTATCGGGCTGGACAGAT
Protein-coding sequences here:
- the LOC144524498 gene encoding serine/threonine-protein phosphatase 2A catalytic subunit alpha isoform-like isoform X1, with the translated sequence MDDKSFTKELDGWIEQLNECKQLSENQVKVLCEKAKEILTKESNVQEVRCPVTVCGDVHGQFHDLMELFKIGGKSPDTNYLFMGDYVDRGYYSVETVSLLVSLKVRFRERITILRGNHESRQITQVYGFYDECLRKYGNANVWKYFTDLFDYLPLTALVDNQIFCLHGGLSPSIDTLEHIRALDRLQEVPHEGPMCDLLWSDPDDRGGWGISPRGAGYTFGQDISETFNHANGLTLVSRAHQLVMEGYNWCHDRNVVTIFSAPNYCYRCGNQAAIMELDDTLKYSFLQFDPAPRRGEPHVTRRTPDYFL
- the LOC144524498 gene encoding serine/threonine-protein phosphatase 2A catalytic subunit alpha isoform-like isoform X2 — encoded protein: MELFKIGGKSPDTNYLFMGDYVDRGYYSVETVSLLVSLKVRFRERITILRGNHESRQITQVYGFYDECLRKYGNANVWKYFTDLFDYLPLTALVDNQIFCLHGGLSPSIDTLEHIRALDRLQEVPHEGPMCDLLWSDPDDRGGWGISPRGAGYTFGQDISETFNHANGLTLVSRAHQLVMEGYNWCHDRNVVTIFSAPNYCYRCGNQAAIMELDDTLKYSFLQFDPAPRRGEPHVTRRTPDYFL